A stretch of Henckelia pumila isolate YLH828 chromosome 4, ASM3356847v2, whole genome shotgun sequence DNA encodes these proteins:
- the LOC140863392 gene encoding uncharacterized protein, translated as MALKQFLQLPISRFCISTYEIGFTIFSVKLIPQLSARWVRACALQPDRNFTASSLEKTEVKKKKRRLDEVCLERFEQYSRTFIQSWITQGKVTVDGRVVNKCGTPISDKSIVEIKAEIPKYVCRAGHKLEAAIEQLEIDVTGKVILDSGLSTGGFTDCLLQYGASFVYGVDVGYGQVADKIRRDERVSVIERTNLRYLTELPQKVDLVTLDLSFISLLTVMPAVISVMKERGTIVSLIKPQFEAHRSQVGGGGIVRDPLVHQEVLAKIINGVQKLGFECRGWIVSPLKGADGNKEFLACFDRKPMKDALVSLGEASIAKLYGSMKQET; from the exons ATGGCACTGAAGCAGTTTCTGCAACTTCCCATTTCACGATTTTGTATATCGACTTACGAAATTGGATTCACCATCTTCTCTGTCAAATTGATTCCTCAGCTGTCGG CGAGATGGGTCAGGGCTTGCGCATTACAGCCTGACAGAAACTTTACTGCATCAAGTTTGGAGAAAACTGAAGTAAAGAAAAA GAAAAGGAGACTGGATGAGGTATGTCTTGAAAGATTTGAGCAGTATAGTCGAACCTTTATTCAATCTTGGATCACTCAAG GCAAGGTAACTGTTGATGGTAGAGTGGTAAACAAATGTGGGACTCCCATCTCTGATAAATCAATCGTGGAGATCAAGGCTGAAATTCCTAAATATGTGTGTAG AGCTGGACACAAGTTGGAGGCTGCCATTGAACAACTAGAGATCGATGTTACTGGAAAAGTGATTCTTGATTCAGGACTTTCTACTGGAGGATTTACAGATTGCTTGCTTCAATATGGTGCTTCATTTGTTTATGGTGTTGATGTGGGTTATGGACAG GTGGCTGACAAAATACGCAGAGATGAACGAGTGAGTGTTATAGAACGGACAAATTTGCGATATCTTACTGAACTACCGCAGAAGGTTGATCTGGTCACTTTGGACCTTTCCTTTATTTCTTTACTGACG GTAATGCCTGCTGTTATAAGCGTAATGAAGGAACGCGGCACGATAGTTTCACTAATAAAACCTCAATTCGAGGCACACCGATCACAA GTCGGAGGTGGTGGGATTGTGAGAGATCCCTTAGTCCATCAAGAG GTTCTTGCAAAGATCATAAATGGTGTACAAAAGCTCGGATTCGAGTGCAGAGGATGGATAGTCTCTCCCTTAAAGGGCGCTGATGGAAACAAAGAGTTTCTTGCTTGCTTCGATCGAAAACCCATGAAAGATGCACTTGTCTCACTCGGCGAGGCAAGTATTGCCAAATTGTACGGATCCATGAAACAAGAAACGTGA